CTTCTTCGTGCTTATTATGAGGGCttgtttgtattttttttttgttttttctgggtACTCTATGTAACTTGTACCTTCACAATTTGTGATCAATGCAGCGTCTAGGTTCTTTTCGGCCTTTCTGTTGTTAAAAAAACACTACTAGCAGCCCATGCACACACGCTGCAAAAGCAACACACCGGTATCGTGCATCGCTTGAAAACCGAAAACAGCGAGCACGAATCTTGGCACACAAAGCCAACGATAATTGAGGTGACTGAGATTTAGCTTATTCTCAGGCGACTGAGAATTAGCAAAACTGTTATATTTAACCGGTCGTAAACGCAGAATCTAAATGACCGTAGCAAACTATAATCATTATAACTGAAAGATAGTGTGCTTTACCCGGGAAAAAACAATACAGTAGGGGCTAGAGTTGCTGATTCAGTATCCAACGGCTAAACATGGCAAAGCACCTCTCCGGCTCAAACTCAGGCGCCGTGTGTCCAGCTCCCTGCAACCCAATTAGGAGCAGCACCTTAAAACTAGTAATTTGCCGACCAAAAACTCCAGCAACTCAAGCAGAGAGGTGTAAATTTTGGTACCTTAATAGTTGCGAATGTCATGTTGTTTGAGTAAGTTATGGTGAACCTGGAAAATCATGGAAGAGACGTTAGACAAAAGAATCACATCACTAGCAGTAAAGTGAAAAACTAAGCAGATGACTAGAAGAACCAACCCGGCAGACTGTCCTTGGAGATGCCATGCCCTCCAGTCGTCAACAATCGGGAAGCCGAGCGACCTCACCCACGCCTGCGTCCCCAGGTGAGGCACCATCGCATCATGGTCGCCGCTGCCATCGGCGGCACCAATCAAAAACACATTAGAACCCCTCTCTCTTTGATCCAATCCAAATATCCAATGCAAGTCTCGATTCACGGACCTGTATACCAGTGCACGGTAACCATTGGCCGTGACGTTCCGGTGGTACTTGATGCTGCTCCTGATGTCTGCGGTGTATGGCACGTCGCCATTGTGGCATCTCACCCACTCCTCCAAGGTGCCGTCCTTGATCCCGAGGGCGTCTCGGGTGCCCTGGTCATTTGCCCAGAAATACGACAGGTAGATGCCATAGGTCTAATCGACCGTGGCTTAATTATGATTGGATTAACGGGAGAAAAGGGAACACACTACAGGACTGCTGCACACTTACCTGACAGTCAAGTGTCGGGCTAGGTGGTGGATTTCTAAGACGTTTCACCGTTTCGGCTCCATCTTTCTCCTCACTTAGAATTTTCCTACCAGCACCAGCTGAATCGTCCATTTCTCTACCCGGTCCAGTAGATGTAAAACCACCACAGTTGTCCAACAATATTTGGCCCCATCTAACTTCAGAGAGGAGCTGCAATTGGAATGGCATGCAGTATATAATTACCCATATAGTTAACCTTCGGTACTCAGTCAGATACTACCATGGATGAAACATATCTTGAAAAAATTGTTTGCAGGATATCTTTCAGCAAATAGAAACAAGATATCTAGGATATCTCCTTCTTACACTTTTGTACGTATCCAAAGCTTGAGCACATAACGCATTGGTGGGATACTTGTAGTCTTCTCCATGGCAATGCCCACCTATGGTCTACAGGACAAGATAATGTGAAAAATAGTATCATGATCACGCTTTCAGTTGCGATAAAAAGATGTACCCTTGCTTGCAGATCTGAGGGCATTGAGAGGATCTAGATTTTGTTCAAAAAAAAGAGGATCTAGATAAGTTCAATTACCTCATATAACTGATCTGATATTATGCCAACTCCGTGAGCATATGGAACTGCAGCGCTATAATCAATTATTTCACCTGTTGCCGGATTGCCCACTAGATAGCCCTAGGAGTGAAATAAATAAACGAATAACGGTTTCGTGAAAAAACTATACTAGTATTTAACTAAAAAAATGATGGCAATGTGACCATATGCAAACTCGTAATGGTATCACAGATGGCCCTTTGGTATTACAATTTTTTTTTgcgagcattattagagttatgatGGTACCTTGAGATTGAGATGGGGGCTCCTTCCAGCTTCAACACCTGAAGGGGTAAAGTATGAAGACAGAGTTTAACAAGAGGAATTTTCATTCAGTTTAAAAACTGGTCATTCTTGTATTAGTGGAAATACAATAATACTAGCGCTCTCGCCTTCTGAAATCTTTTGTGCGATAAATGGCACTATTTTCCCAGCGTAGGAGTCTCCCCCGATATAGAGATGATTTGCGAGGAACGCCGGATGGTCGGTGAACCACTAGACATGGATTAGACAATAAAGCGGATGCCATTAGCTAGAGATACAAATGAGTCCAGTTTGAGCAAGCCACACTCAGCTTATACATGGACACATGGATTAGCTAGACATATAAATAAATTCACAAAAGAAAAAAATCTAGAGATATAAAATGAGTCGAGTTTGAGCGAGCCACACTAAGCTTAGTTCATAAAAACACATTTAATTTGAGTTGAGCAAAGGATAAAAGTTGGGAATGTCAGAGTATCACAACAGAATAACCGTGGTAGAGATCAAAACTGAATTGGCCAAAATTAATAGAGATTAAGCTATAGATCGGTTTAGCTCACACTCGACGCTTATAATGATTTTGAATTGATGTGAGTGCTTTCAAGATGTGAGTACTTAAGTACATTGAGAATTTAAGCCAGTTTTATGCTGCACCATTTAAAATCTCCCGACAGGTTATTACTTCACACCAACCACATGAGGAAACTAAACTATTAAACACAACAACAAAAAATAACCTAGATAGTGTGGTAGTTGCATCCAACATGACAGAGGCTAACAAATTATTCTATTTTTTTTATCTATACATACCGACATGTCTTTTCTTCGAAAGATCCAGTAGATGCTAGCATTCATTGATAAGCAGAGGGAAACGTACAAACATGTCACCCGAACTAACGTACATCCGGAAATGAacagaaaagagaaagaaatgaAAAAAAAAGACTATGGAACTAAAGTACATCGGGAAACGAagagaaaagagaaagaaatgaAAAAAAGAGACTATGGTGACGAACCAGCCACCCTCATGGCACTAATTCGTTACCATGCAACGCAAAACCACGACCCTGCCTCATAGAGCCATGGTCGCCAAGCttccgaggccgccgcctcggctTACAACCGCCTTCCGGGGCCGCTGCCCTGGCATTCTCCGCCCAGAACACAAAGCCACTCCACGGTCAGCTGCAAGCCCGTCGCACCAAGAGGGTTGAGAAGCTCCAaggcgacgccttcaagaagataACGGCGTTTCCATCGCCGTCGCCCGCTCCAAATGAGCTTAGGTTTTCACCCAGAGAAACACAAGCCACCCGCATCGGTAGAGGATCACAACTCCCAAACGACGCATTCAAGAAGGAGAACGACATCCTAGGGCGCCACCGCTGTCGGCACCTAAGTGTGAGGCTTTCACATGGAGCGCGATCTCAACCGCCAAGCCCAAGGGCCTAGGCCAAGGAGCAGCAGAACAGCGTGGCTCCATCGCGGACCACCAATCCTGACCACATGCCGCAGTAGTCGTGTCACCTCACGCCGCGACGATGACACCATGCTGGCGGGAGGGCAGAGCTGCCCCTCCCGCAGCACGACCACCAATTCGCGGCCGCCGCCCCGGCTACCTTGCTGCCGCGCAGCAGCTGTAGCACCTCACACTGCAGCCACCCGCACAACACCACCAAGACAATTCTGGGGCCGACGCCCCAGCTTCCTCGCAGCCAGAGGCACGCCGGGACAAGGAGAGGTTCTTATTGTTATGTCGATCCAAGTGTGAGTAAGCTCATCTTAACCCAAACTCATCTTAATTTTCAATTGCGCTACATGTGAGCTTATCCTCACCGATTCTGGATTTTTTCCAGTTAAGTCTATGTATCTTGATTTAATGAATGGGCATACTGTATATCTCAGGAAATATCTATGGAAAATAAAGATTCCCCTAAAAATTAAGATTCTCATGTGGTTTCTTTAATAAAGTGCTTCTTGCTAAGGATAATTTAGCTAAATGGAAGTGGAAtgggtgtcaaaaatgttgtttttgtgattctaCTGAGACCGTTAATCATTTGTTCATTGCTTGTCCATTTATAAAATTGATTTGGCGCATCATTTATCTCTCTTATAATATTCCTCCACCATCCAatgttactaatatgtttggtaattggttgaatAGAGTACCAAAGACTGATAAGCAAAAGATTCGCATTGGCGTTTCTGCGATTTGTTGGTCGATATGGACAAGTCGCAATGATATCATTTTTAACAAGAATACTGGTACTAATGTTTTGCAAGTTATCCGACGGGCTGCACATTGATTCAACAATGGGTTTTCCTCCTTCCATTGGAATTGCGGGAGGAtatggttactggatgcaaccggatgctagtGGTTGTTCAGGACTGCTTTTTTCAGGCTACTAGATGGCGGCATCTTAATAGAATAGCCAATGGATAGCTTTTCTACATGCCGTGTTTTCTTTTGATTGATCTTAGTATCGACTTTACATTTTGATTGATTGTAATGGTTGATTTTTGTTGACCCGTACTTATGGTTAATAAAAAAGAAGccgtgtgcatcaattgatgcagaggcttgGCGATGCTCCCTTATCGGAAAAAAACGTGAGCTTATCCTCGGGTCATCGATTTTCAAATCAACCTAAAAGACTTGAACTCGAGCAACTTACGGATTATTATTCAGGAATGAATACTGAATCCATCTCAAAAAGTTTTTTCGAATGGGATTAGTTAGTACCTTGATGAGGAGTTCATGGAGCTGCAGTGAGGCTGATACATCCCCAACATTGTAACCTTCAGGTTTTCTAGAAAAGGAAAATCCCGCCCCAACCGGCGCATCGACAAAAAGAATATTTGCCACCTGCAGATATAGACCTTGTCAAGGCAGGAACGAACCTGAATATTTACGCTGGAGTGTGCAGAACGGGACCAACCTTCGTCCACGAGTACGGGTTGAGTTGCAGGCTCGGTACGGTGCCATTATAAGGCTCTATGACGAATTGGAATGGGCCTGCAGTTGTGGTGCACATGTACGAAATCATATATGAATCTTGGAGAGCATTAGAATACAAACTCAAATGTACCAATCTCCAAGGCAAGGCCGCTGAGTACGGAGCAATGGTCGCCGCCGGTGAGCCACAGAAGAAAAGGAGCATCCTCGCCGCCGGCTTCCGACCTGACGAAGTAGTAGAATAGCTCCGCGCCGTTGACCTCATCCACTTCCACGTAACTTTGAATCAAGTAGCGGTAGCAGCAGCATCAGCCGATTAAATCCAATGGAATCGCTCAAGGGGATCGCACCTCTTGCGTAGAAACACTAACTGAAGAGTTAGAGAAGATGTGTACCCAGTCTCGAGGTGGAAGGGAAGGAGGCCGTCGAATCCAGGGAGGGTAGTCACTACCTTCGAACTAGAGGCAGCCGCAGCGAGGACGAGCTGCTGTGCGGTGAGGCCGAtcgagaagaagaagcagagcggCAGGAGAATCCGTCCGATCATTTTATGAGACACTGGTGGTCAGCTGCTCTCTTTTGCTCTGTTTTTTTTCTACTGGCTGGAGATTAAGAGTCTGAGAGAGATGGACGCTATGGCTGGATCTTAAGAgtccgagagagagagagagagagaaaaaacgGTGAGCATGATCTCAATGGGACTTATTTAATGTTTTTTCCCTCTTCTACAGCAGATCTCAATCCGTACGATCAGGCGTGGCTAGTTGTACATAAAGAAACTATCTGGTCAACCCTCAGCTACTCTTTCCGTTCGTATTTAGGTTTAATCAAAGTTAAACTTTGTAATATTTaattaaatattttaaaaatacaaGAATATCTAGAATATATCGATACTATTATATTAGAGTTGGTCGTAGGTCGTACAacgcgtttggtgaaggagattcGAAGCATCCTGACCGTTTAATATAATCTGGGTTGGTGCTTCGTTCGATCCAGTTAGGAAACAATCTCACACGTAATATCAATTAATCCCACACAAATATTAAAATACTTGCCAAAAATCTTTTAACGCTTGCAACATTTagcaaaaattatttccaaaatctTTGACCTTTCCTGTCAAATCGTTACAAAAATAGCTTTCTCCCGGTCAACGAGAATAATCCAGTCTTTCCGATTAGCAATCAGTATGTGATCCCCTCGTTTTCTCTAAGGAAGGTTATCTCGCAAAATTTGGAATGTAATCCACTCTTTGATTGGTGTGATGGTTATGGTTCACGTCTCTTTTACCCCATCTCATAATATTTTCACCTCTACTTCGAAAGACTCCCTACAATTTCCCCCCTTTTTTCATCAGGACCATTTGCCGGATGGCGACACTGGACCTCGAGCGGCAGCGGCTGTATTGAACCTCAGGCGGCGCCTCGAACTGGTACCCTTGCCTCCTACATCACGCGCGCCAAGGGGAATCTCGCATTAGGCACCTCCGCTCTTGGGGTACATCGCGCCATCCTTGATCTCCTCCAGTCGAGCTAGGTGCGGCGGCTGACACCAGGAAAGGCAACCAGAGGAAGGACATGGGGCAAGCTCCGCTCATACTCCACCTCATCAATCTCTCCAAGTAGCCCAGACGAGGTACGACATCGAGGGCTCGATGGCACCAAGCAGACGCTGAGGCCACCATGCTCCCCATCAAGTACACCCAGTTGTTCACCGCTACGTGAGACGTCACATGAAGCTTTGCCTATTTCGTTTCAATTCGGATTGTGCTGATGGTTTGATGGCTTATTGAACGAAATGTGCCAGAAACTTGCAGGAAAGCGGAGGTCTTGGAGTATTTCTGCTCTATAGGCCGCCGGGGATGGGGAAGTCTTACTTTCCTAAAACTGTCGCGATGAAGGCTCACTCCACCTTCAGTTTATTGGTGCACACCCACCACAATTCACGTTTCTGCCAGTTTCAGTGTTGTGATTCAACAACGGACGCACCTTGTAGATCCATGCTCCTTGTCCGTTACTCGGATTACAAAAGGCAGAAATGATTTCTTTGTTTTTGTCGGTTAAACTCTCATGTGTTCATTTTTGTAGAACTAATAGAATTTTTATCTCTCACTGATGTTGTGTTCAAATTTTTTTTGAAACAGAGGCAAATCTCATTCACTAAATAAGGAGTTCAAGGTACAACAAAGTCACCAAATACTCCAAAGAAAAAAGACAAGGATCACTCTCTAAAAATTACATTGCAAGTGATTTGCGTCCGCGGCGACCACCCTCACTTTTAATGATCTCTAGAAGCACCGTTGGCGGGCAGATTTGTTGTTGAAAACGCGTGTGTTTCTTTTTTTCCAAACCGTCCAACTCACAAGCATGGTGAGGGAGGCGATTGCCTTCCGTGGCGGGATAGCCTTGCAAGCCATATTGCTCCATCACACGTGCATGGAGATATCTGGCGCCCAAGCATGGGAGTGCATGTTGGGAAGAACAAGCCACTCTTTTTGATCATCTCCCAAATCCTATTAGCATACCGGCAATGGGAGAAAAGGTGTGCCGTCGTTTCTTGAGTTTGCCTGCAAAGCGGGCAAACGCCACAATTTGTTCATCCCTCTTTTCAAGTCTATCCGCCATCCCTAAAGAGCACTAAGCTCCCAGGGTTGGGGGCGTCCCTGGGCGCGCTGCGAGTCGCTTTCGCAGGACCCACATCGCGTGCTTGCGTGTCGGCGTGTCGGTGTCTCGGCTCTGTTTAGGATTCGCTCTGTTCTTTCTCTTCGTCATTCCTGCCGTCCTGCGACATATTCCAGGCAAACCGACTCGAAGCAAACCGACTCGAGGAGAACAAACTCGATCCGTCCCCATCCCAGAAAACGAAAGAACTTTGTTGATCCTCTTCCCTACTCGTGGAATCCCTCCTCTCCACTGCCGGCCGCTGCTCCGTCCCCCTCCCAACCCCACCCACAGGCCGCCGCTTCTCCTGCCAAGCCTGGCCTACTCATATGTCTCTGCTCTACTCGCCGGCGCTGTTGCCCGATGCCTCCGGCAGAATGGCTCCATTACTCGCCGTGCCTAATTCTTAGCCCtaaacgtcgccgccgcctttctCGCCCTCCTCCACGTCCGTTGGCTTCCTTCGCTTCCTCTCCTCAGACTGGCCACGCTACTTGGCAGCCATTCCCTCAATCTGCGTGACTGGTGAAGGCAGTGGCATTGGCAGATGCCGAGGTCCTAGCGCTGGTGGCCGAGGGTGGCGCACTGGCGCGGAAGAGAGGAGAAGACACAAATCAGATCCTAATTTAGGTTCAGCTGATCTACATCTACCAGATTTTGAAAACATGCATGATGCCGATTCCCAAATCTGCTGATGCTGACATCATTCAAAAATTTAGACCCATCTGTCTGCTCCAAGTCCTTTTTAAGATAGTAACAAAGGCTCTGACTGTTAGAGCAAATCCTGTGATGAGTAAACTCCTACTCCCATGCCAGAATGCTTTCATTAAAGGGAGGTTTATTTCTGATGGAGTGATGTTGCTCCAGGAAATTTTGAGAGAAaacaaattcaggaaaaaacaagGGATAATCCTGAAAATtgactttgaaaaagcctatgataaagtAAATTGGGGATTCCTGTTTGATTGTTGTAAACAGAAAGGGTTCAGTGACAATTGGCTGTCTTGGATCAAGAAGTCTGTTGCTGGTGGGACCCTTAGTGTCAAAGTTAATGATAAGGTGGGGCCATATTTTACTAGCCATAAGGGAGTGAGACAAGGTGATCCCTTTGCCCCCTTCTTGTTTAACATGGCTGCCAACAGCTTAGCCAAAATGGTTCATTTGGCTCAATCCAATGGTTTGGTTACTGGGTTGGCAGATAATATGATACAGAATGGGATAGCAATTCTTCAGTATGCTGATGATACCATTTTGCTTTTGCAAGATGCTGCTCAACAAGCTGTTAACCTGAAGCTTTTGCTTTATATCTTTGAAGCCATATCTGGTCTGAAAATTAATTTTGAGAAAAGTGAAGTTATGATGATTCTGGAAGATGATATTAAACAAACTTTTTATGCTGAATTATTCAACTGTCAGAAGGGCAACTGGCCCATCAAGTATTTGGGAACTCCAGTCTGTGCCAGAAGAGCTTCAGTAGCTGACATGAAATTCTTGGGAGAAAAACTAAGAAAAAGATGAGTGGCTGGATTGGAAATTACATGTCCATTGGGGGGAGGCTGATTaagattgatgcttgtcttgctaGCACTGCTGTGTATCAGATGTCCCTGAGACTCCTGCATAAGACAAACATTGAACAAATTGATAAACCTATCAGGTCTTTTTTCTGGGCTGGTAGTGCTGACAAAAAAAATATCACTTTGTTAGATGGAGATGGATTTTTAAACCCAAACAAAAAGGTGGCCTGGGAGTTAAAGACTTATCCAGATTCAATATTAGTTTGATGTGCAAATGGTGGTGGAAATTGGAGCATGATACTGGCCCCTGGCAGGATTTTATGAGATTGAAATATCTGAGAGGTAAAGGCATTTATTATGCAAAAAACAGGCCTGGAGATTCTCCACTTTGGTCTGATATGTTGAAAGTTAGAGATATTTATCTCTGTGGCAGAAGAATGAAAGTTGGAAATGGGGATCTGACTAGTTTCTGGGGAGATTCCTGGTGTAGCACCAACCCTCTCAAAGACATGTTTCCTGCCCTGTTTGATATCTGTAATGAACAGCACATCACTGTTGCTGATGCAGCTACCATGGGTTGGAGATTTTCTTACAGAAGATGGCTGCCGCCTGATCTTATCATTCAAGAGGCTGGTTTATCTCAACTGATGACTCAAACACATTTGTCACAAGAGAATGACTCACCCAGATGGAAATGGTCCAAAAAGGGTAACTTTACTGTTAAATCAGTGTATAAACAGATCAGTGATGGGGGATGAGACAGATCCTTTAGGCATCTTTGGAAAAGCAGAATCCCTCTTAAGATCAAAGTTTGGCTTTGGTTGATCTGGCATAATGCTATTGCCACTAAAGACAATTTACTCAAACGCAATTGGTCTGGGGATTCTGTCTGCCAATTCTGTAATGAACAAGAATCCATTAACCACCTCTTCTTTGGCTGTTCTGCAGCCAAGTTTGTGTGGAGTGCAGTAGCTACTGCCATCAATTCCCCTACACGACCTGGGAGTTTTTCCCAATTTTTCCGGTGGTTCCCACAGTTTTCCCATGCTAGTCGAAATACACAGATAGCTGGTTTGGCAGCTGTTTGCTGGGCCATTTGGAAACTTAGAAATAGAGCTTCCTTTGAAAAAAAATTAATCAGCTCTCCTTTTGACATAATCAGTTACGCTGCTGTGTTTATGAACTACTGGTCAGGTCTTCATGGTGAGCAAGATGCCTTGGAGCTTCGTGCTGGAGCTGATGGTCTTCTACGCCTTGCTGCTGCGGCTGGAGCTGGAAATCCTCCCTCTAGAAGTTCTGGATGTGTTGATCAACGGCGCTTGGAGGACAAGAACCCTGACGATACACATGATGATACCACTTCTTGAAGTTGCTGTGCTCTTTTGAGCCGTCCCTTTACTCCTTGTGATGTTGGCAAGGATTTCGTTATGTGCAAAACTTTCTGGCCTGTAATAACTCTAAACGTTAGCATTAGGCGGCGACTCTCCCCCCTCCTTTTGCTTTTTTCTTTAGGACATACTTGTGATGTATTTTCGTTATCTCCATGGTAATGAAAATTCGATCCTGGTGGATCGTTTGGAAAAAAAAACATCTACCAGATTTTAGGCTACTTGCATCTTTCAGATATGCAATTTCGTATAATGTACGCAAGCCTTAGCGTGAGGTGTCTAAGGTTCCTAATTTTGCATGCTTCAATTAGCTTCTGTGATACATTTGCTTGCTGCCACTCTTCTAGATATATTTGTTTCTGCAAGTTTCAGTTGGGTGTGGCCTTTTGGTGATATGATATAGCTCAGTGGCATGCTCACCAATCGTTTGTGAAAATGAAGAAGCTTCTATTGTTTTCCCCATTTGTTACTATATACTAGAACTGATTGTTTGCTTCGTGGGACTTGACATATTTCTACTCTTGTGCATTTGAACTTCTCCAAACATATTAGCTTACAGCCATATGTAGTATTCATTGCTATGGATGTTTTTTGTCCTTCTTCCATACAGAGAAATATGACCATATTATTTCAGTTTTTGCAAAATAAGAATAATTTACATGTACTGTTTGATTTCTTATAGGTAAAACAAGAGTTGCTAAGCCTAGATGATTTCAAGAGGGACATGGTATATTAACAAGATATCTACTGAACATCATTTATTAAAAGTCAGATACAGAGAACTATCTCTTCCCTTTCCCATGACATG
This region of Lolium perenne isolate Kyuss_39 chromosome 2, Kyuss_2.0, whole genome shotgun sequence genomic DNA includes:
- the LOC127330838 gene encoding serine carboxypeptidase-like 18, whose product is MIGRILLPLCFFFSIGLTAQQLVLAAAASSSKVVTTLPGFDGLLPFHLETGYVEVDEVNGAELFYYFVRSEAGGEDAPFLLWLTGGDHCSVLSGLALEIGPFQFVIEPYNGTVPSLQLNPYSWTKVANILFVDAPVGAGFSFSRKPEGYNVGDVSASLQLHELLIKWFTDHPAFLANHLYIGGDSYAGKIVPFIAQKISEGVEAGRSPHLNLKGYLVGNPATGEIIDYSAAVPYAHGVGIISDQLYETIGGHCHGEDYKYPTNALCAQALDTYKSLLSEVRWGQILLDNCGGFTSTGPGREMDDSAGAGRKILSEEKDGAETVKRLRNPPPSPTLDCQTYGIYLSYFWANDQGTRDALGIKDGTLEEWVRCHNGDVPYTADIRSSIKYHRNVTANGYRALVYSGDHDAMVPHLGTQAWVRSLGFPIVDDWRAWHLQGQSAGFTITYSNNMTFATIKGAGHTAPEFEPERCFAMFSRWILNQQL